One part of the Thermoanaerobacterium sp. CMT5567-10 genome encodes these proteins:
- a CDS encoding MutS-related protein, producing MKTFLLDKDRDFDMKHELPWNEQILIQDLGLNVVFDAMAQGDEFLYDVVYKVILTSLNDVNEIIYRQNILRDCLKNPSVVRTIYGIAVETLENEKKNFWSIFSSFPSSILHSSIELMYMYVDMLIKLRKIAEKNIDNFESEGFKSLFSMLQRELNDEYIEAVKTHLKELKFENGVLITAELGKGNKGINYILRKPNEIKQSLIEKIFSKKTTAFTFYIADRDESGMKALSELKDRGINLAANALAQSADHINDFFKMLRTELAFYIGCINLYEQLMKIGETICFPVPLSADERKHSFVGLYDISLSLAMKKRVVSNDLNGDEKDLFVITGANQGGKTTFLRSIGLAQLMMQSGMFVAAEKFSANICAGLFTHFKREEDDEMNSGKLDEELSRMSDIVDNVRKNSMILFNESFAATNEREGSEISRQIISALLEVRVKIFFVTHLYELSRSLYDKKLDNAVFLRAERKSNGERSFKLVEGEPLKTSYGEDLYKKIFKE from the coding sequence ATGAAGACATTTTTGCTGGACAAAGATCGCGATTTTGATATGAAGCATGAATTGCCATGGAATGAACAGATACTGATACAGGATTTGGGATTAAATGTGGTTTTTGATGCTATGGCACAAGGTGATGAATTTTTGTATGATGTAGTTTATAAAGTCATTTTGACAAGTTTGAATGATGTAAATGAGATAATTTATCGTCAAAACATTTTAAGAGATTGCCTTAAAAATCCTTCTGTCGTCAGAACCATTTATGGCATTGCGGTTGAAACATTGGAAAATGAGAAGAAAAATTTTTGGAGCATCTTTAGTAGTTTCCCGTCTTCAATTTTGCACAGCTCAATTGAACTTATGTATATGTATGTGGATATGCTTATAAAATTGAGAAAAATTGCGGAAAAAAACATCGATAACTTTGAATCAGAAGGTTTTAAATCATTATTTTCAATGCTTCAAAGAGAATTAAATGATGAATACATTGAAGCCGTAAAAACGCATTTAAAAGAATTAAAATTTGAAAATGGGGTATTGATAACTGCAGAATTGGGAAAAGGCAATAAAGGGATTAATTACATTCTAAGAAAACCTAACGAAATTAAACAGAGTTTAATTGAAAAGATTTTTTCAAAAAAGACTACGGCTTTTACATTTTACATCGCTGATCGTGATGAAAGTGGCATGAAGGCATTATCAGAATTAAAGGACAGAGGAATAAACCTTGCAGCAAATGCTTTAGCACAATCCGCAGATCACATTAACGACTTTTTTAAAATGCTTAGGACAGAATTAGCATTTTATATCGGCTGCATTAATTTATATGAGCAACTTATGAAGATAGGTGAGACTATATGCTTTCCCGTGCCTTTATCAGCGGATGAACGGAAACACTCATTTGTCGGTCTATATGATATTAGTCTGTCTCTGGCAATGAAAAAGAGAGTAGTATCAAACGACTTAAATGGGGATGAGAAGGACCTTTTTGTCATAACAGGTGCTAACCAAGGGGGAAAAACGACGTTTTTAAGAAGTATTGGATTAGCTCAATTAATGATGCAGTCTGGTATGTTTGTAGCTGCAGAAAAATTTTCTGCTAATATTTGTGCTGGATTGTTTACACACTTTAAAAGAGAAGAAGACGATGAGATGAATAGCGGCAAATTAGATGAAGAATTAAGCAGGATGAGTGATATTGTCGATAATGTAAGGAAGAATTCCATGATACTTTTTAATGAATCATTTGCGGCTACAAATGAAAGAGAGGGCTCAGAGATTTCAAGGCAAATAATAAGCGCATTGCTAGAAGTTCGAGTAAAAATATTTTTTGTCACTCATCTTTATGAATTATCTCGCAGCTTGTACGATAAAAAATTGGACAATGCAGTTTTTTTACGAGCCGAAAGAAAGTCCAATGGTGAAAGGTCTTTTAAATTGGTTGAAGGTGAACCGCTTAAGACAAGCTATGGAGAGGATTTGTACAAGAAAATATTTAAAGAATAA
- a CDS encoding MutS-related protein produces MAFQSILFINAEDITNVDLLNEPVFFKDLNIDQIIDAITFGRSEYNLKPFFYKSPVDKETIKYRQHIMRDLENNKLFECIKSFSEKFQHMRENLKQIDKLYYKYQKERWFLDAVLMYCDAVASLANDLAQIDLKSTGFIVFREYILDYVKSDSFISLNNATKKLEEDLSSIKYSILIKGNSIKVSKYDSEINYSDIVEETFKKFKEGETKDYRKKFSEHVDMNHVEARILDLVAQLYKEIFEELDDYCIKNIHYIDDKISTFEREVQFYMSYLEFISKFKDVGLKFCYPQVDSESKEVFDYGCFDLALANKLISNKSTVVTNDFYLSGKERIFVVSGPNQGGKTTFARTFGQVHYLASIGCPVPGYKAQLFLFDNIFTHFEREENVNELHGNLEDELIRIYDILSKATPYSVVILNEIFTSTTLKDAIFLSKKIMDRIIELDLLCVWVTFIDELSTYSEKTVSVVSTVVPDNPSLRTYKVVRKPADGLSYAITIAEKYKLTYEHIKERVKR; encoded by the coding sequence ATGGCGTTTCAAAGTATATTGTTTATAAATGCTGAAGATATTACAAACGTTGATTTATTAAATGAACCAGTATTTTTTAAGGATTTGAATATTGATCAAATAATAGATGCAATAACATTTGGAAGGAGCGAATACAACCTCAAACCGTTTTTCTATAAATCGCCTGTTGACAAAGAAACAATTAAATATCGTCAGCATATAATGAGGGATCTTGAAAATAATAAACTTTTTGAGTGCATAAAATCTTTTTCTGAGAAATTTCAACATATGCGAGAAAATCTGAAACAGATAGATAAACTTTACTACAAATATCAAAAAGAAAGATGGTTTTTAGATGCAGTTTTGATGTATTGTGATGCTGTAGCTTCTCTTGCCAACGATTTAGCACAGATTGATTTAAAGTCTACAGGCTTTATCGTATTTCGAGAATATATTTTAGATTATGTTAAAAGCGATTCTTTTATATCTTTAAACAATGCGACAAAAAAGCTTGAAGAAGATTTGTCATCTATAAAGTACAGTATACTTATAAAGGGAAACAGTATAAAAGTAAGTAAATACGATTCAGAGATAAATTACAGCGACATAGTAGAAGAAACTTTTAAAAAGTTCAAAGAAGGTGAGACGAAAGATTATAGGAAGAAGTTTTCTGAGCATGTAGATATGAATCATGTGGAGGCAAGAATATTAGATTTAGTAGCCCAATTATATAAAGAAATATTTGAGGAGCTTGATGATTACTGTATTAAAAATATCCATTATATAGATGATAAAATCAGCACATTTGAACGGGAAGTCCAGTTTTATATGTCGTATTTGGAATTTATTTCGAAGTTTAAAGATGTAGGATTGAAATTTTGCTATCCCCAAGTTGACAGCGAATCAAAAGAAGTTTTTGATTATGGATGCTTTGATTTGGCTTTGGCTAATAAACTTATTTCTAATAAATCGACAGTTGTCACAAACGATTTTTATCTAAGTGGCAAAGAGAGAATCTTCGTTGTATCTGGACCTAATCAAGGTGGGAAAACGACATTTGCTAGGACATTTGGGCAAGTTCATTATCTTGCCAGCATTGGATGCCCTGTTCCAGGATATAAAGCACAGTTATTTTTATTCGACAATATCTTTACACACTTTGAAAGAGAGGAAAATGTTAATGAACTTCATGGAAATTTAGAAGACGAATTGATTAGAATTTATGATATTCTCTCCAAAGCTACGCCTTACAGTGTTGTTATATTAAATGAAATATTTACGTCTACTACTTTAAAAGATGCCATTTTTCTCAGCAAAAAGATAATGGATAGAATTATAGAGCTGGATTTGCTTTGTGTTTGGGTGACATTTATAGATGAATTATCGACTTATAGCGAAAAGACAGTAAGTGTAGTTAGCACGGTCGTACCGGACAATCCTTCACTTAGAACTTATAAGGTTGTACGAAAGCCTGCTGACGGATTATCTTATGCCATTACGATTGCGGAAAAATACAAACTTACCTATGAACATATTAAGGAGCGTGTAAAAAGATGA
- the cysK gene encoding cysteine synthase A — protein sequence MSKIAKNLTDLIGNTPLLELSNYNQENNLKARLIAKLEYFNPLSSVKDRIGYAMIKDAEEKGLINKDTVIIEATSGNTGIALAFVSAAKKYKLILTMPETMSVERRNLLKALGAEIVLTPGPEGMSGAVKKAEELAKQYGNAFIPQQFKNPVNPEIHRKTTAEEIWRDTDGNVDIFVAGVGTGGTITGVGEVLKSKKPNVKIVAVEPADSPVLSGGKPGPHKIQGIGAGFVPEVFNKDIIDEVYQVKNNEAFETSRALAKSEGLLVGISSGAAAFAATQIAKRPENKGKTIVVLLPDTGERYLSTTLYQD from the coding sequence ATGTCAAAAATAGCAAAAAATCTTACGGATCTAATAGGTAATACACCGCTGCTGGAGCTGTCTAATTACAACCAAGAAAACAATCTTAAAGCAAGATTAATTGCAAAATTGGAGTACTTTAACCCATTAAGCAGTGTAAAGGACAGAATTGGATATGCTATGATTAAGGACGCAGAGGAAAAAGGATTAATAAATAAAGACACTGTGATAATTGAAGCGACAAGTGGCAATACAGGTATCGCATTGGCTTTTGTTTCTGCAGCGAAGAAGTATAAGTTAATCTTGACTATGCCTGAGACTATGAGCGTTGAAAGAAGAAATTTACTTAAAGCACTAGGAGCAGAAATAGTATTGACACCGGGTCCTGAAGGCATGTCTGGGGCTGTAAAAAAAGCTGAAGAGTTAGCAAAGCAGTATGGAAATGCATTTATACCACAGCAGTTTAAAAATCCTGTTAACCCTGAAATACACAGGAAGACCACTGCTGAAGAGATATGGAGAGATACGGATGGAAATGTAGATATATTTGTCGCAGGCGTTGGTACAGGCGGAACAATAACAGGTGTCGGTGAAGTTTTGAAATCAAAGAAGCCTAATGTAAAGATCGTTGCAGTAGAACCTGCTGATTCGCCAGTGCTATCTGGTGGCAAGCCAGGTCCACACAAGATACAAGGCATAGGTGCAGGATTCGTACCTGAAGTTTTTAATAAAGACATAATTGATGAGGTATATCAAGTAAAAAATAACGAGGCATTTGAGACGTCAAGAGCATTGGCAAAATCTGAAGGATTATTAGTTGGCATATCATCTGGTGCGGCTGCATTTGCAGCAACTCAGATTGCAAAAAGGCCCGAAAACAAAGGCAAGACTATAGTCGTATTGCTTCCTGATACAGGTGAAAGATACCTTTCGACGACATTGTATCAAGATTAA
- the copZ gene encoding copper chaperone CopZ, whose protein sequence is MSLFGPKGETTTIDVRGMSCNHCKMTVEKALKALDGVSKATVDLDKANVTVTYDPKKVTIDNMKKAIIDAGYEA, encoded by the coding sequence ATGAGTTTATTTGGTCCAAAAGGCGAGACTACAACGATTGATGTAAGGGGAATGTCATGCAATCATTGCAAAATGACTGTAGAGAAAGCCTTAAAAGCACTTGATGGAGTATCAAAAGCGACAGTAGACTTAGATAAAGCCAATGTCACTGTAACATACGATCCCAAAAAAGTTACAATAGATAACATGAAAAAAGCAATTATTGATGCAGGATATGAAGCTTAA
- a CDS encoding geranylgeranyl reductase family protein: MYDVIIIGGGPAGSTLARKLSTQGYRALLIEKHTIPRYKACGGGITPRCYKMLDLDISDYVEDTTYKIAFKFPNNKSVVLETEKPIIYQVDRTKFDKYLIDKANEMGCEIHDGETVFDFYNNDKEVVVVTDKGEYETRILVGADGINSTVAHKANLLNGKKGIALEAEIYVDNSDVERLKGEVVVDFNAIKYGYGWVFPKKDRLSIGVGTFLSKTSKIKENLSNMIDEIVVGNVEECKIYGHQLSFQNGRNGTFNNDKIMLIGDATRLADPFTGEGIYNALLTANISFDVIKKHFNGECELDEYTLRLNREVVPDIRWAYRLAQFTYNNMDFIEKSVRYFPNVLSYFVDIMMGDNNYMNFKIKVPLYALGIMKSKTKMKVERDVNIK; this comes from the coding sequence ATGTATGATGTAATTATCATTGGCGGCGGACCTGCAGGATCTACATTAGCTAGAAAATTATCAACTCAAGGATATAGAGCTTTATTGATAGAAAAGCATACTATACCGAGATATAAAGCGTGCGGCGGTGGAATAACGCCAAGGTGCTATAAAATGTTAGATCTTGATATAAGTGATTATGTGGAGGATACCACATATAAGATTGCTTTTAAATTTCCAAACAATAAATCAGTAGTCCTAGAGACTGAAAAACCTATCATATATCAAGTGGATAGAACTAAATTTGATAAATATTTAATAGACAAAGCGAATGAAATGGGATGTGAAATACATGATGGAGAAACGGTTTTTGATTTTTACAACAATGACAAAGAAGTTGTTGTTGTGACAGACAAAGGCGAATATGAAACAAGGATATTAGTAGGTGCGGATGGAATAAACAGTACTGTGGCACATAAAGCAAATTTATTAAACGGCAAAAAAGGTATTGCACTTGAAGCAGAAATATACGTTGATAATAGCGATGTTGAAAGATTAAAGGGAGAAGTTGTGGTAGACTTTAATGCTATAAAATACGGCTACGGCTGGGTATTTCCCAAAAAAGATAGATTGTCTATCGGCGTTGGAACTTTTTTAAGTAAAACATCAAAAATAAAGGAAAATCTTTCTAATATGATTGACGAAATTGTAGTTGGCAATGTAGAAGAATGCAAAATATACGGGCATCAACTGTCATTTCAGAATGGAAGAAATGGGACATTTAACAATGATAAAATAATGCTAATTGGAGATGCCACAAGGCTTGCCGATCCATTTACAGGTGAGGGAATATACAATGCTTTGCTTACTGCAAATATATCATTTGACGTTATAAAAAAGCATTTCAATGGAGAATGCGAACTTGACGAATATACTCTTAGGCTTAATAGAGAAGTTGTGCCTGACATAAGATGGGCATACAGATTAGCGCAATTTACTTACAATAATATGGACTTCATAGAAAAATCAGTAAGATATTTTCCAAATGTGCTATCATACTTTGTAGATATAATGATGGGGGATAATAATTATATGAATTTTAAGATAAAAGTTCCATTGTATGCACTGGGTATAATGAAATCTAAGACGAAAATGAAAGTAGAAAGAGATGTGAACATAAAATAG
- a CDS encoding YtrH family sporulation protein: MLIKVFRIFFIPYFTSLGVVVGGTILGSLSSLFIFESPIKIINSILKDIRLWAILVGLGGSFTTIRGLEIGFSGEFTQLAKQGLILSGAFLGSYSGFKLITCIIGEFK, from the coding sequence ATGTTAATAAAAGTATTCAGAATTTTTTTCATACCATATTTTACATCCCTTGGTGTAGTCGTTGGTGGTACTATTTTAGGCTCTCTTTCATCCCTTTTCATATTTGAGTCTCCCATAAAAATAATTAATTCCATACTGAAAGATATAAGACTTTGGGCTATACTGGTGGGGCTTGGAGGATCTTTTACTACAATAAGAGGTCTTGAAATTGGTTTTAGCGGTGAATTTACACAGCTAGCAAAACAAGGATTAATTCTTTCTGGTGCTTTTCTAGGTTCTTATTCCGGATTTAAATTGATTACCTGCATAATAGGTGAATTCAAATGA